A window of Thermovirga lienii DSM 17291 contains these coding sequences:
- a CDS encoding MoaD family protein (PFAM: ThiS family~TIGRFAM: MoaD family protein, archaeal~COGs: COG1977 Molybdopterin converting factor small subunit~InterPro IPR003749: IPR010038~KEGG: pfu:PF0345 molybdopterin converting factor, subunit 1~PFAM: thiamineS protein~SPTR: Molybdopterin converting factor, subunit 1;~TIGRFAM: MoaD family protein) — MAKVKLFATLVEIAKRKEIEIEAKTAREVLDKLKGLYGPSFEKELEHGMIFLVNGRDIAHLQGLDTPVNEDDVISLFPPIGGG; from the coding sequence ATGGCCAAAGTAAAACTTTTTGCGACGCTGGTCGAGATAGCCAAACGAAAAGAGATAGAAATAGAGGCCAAAACAGCCCGAGAGGTCCTTGACAAGCTCAAGGGCCTCTACGGGCCCTCTTTTGAAAAGGAACTGGAACATGGAATGATCTTCCTGGTCAACGGGAGGGACATAGCTCACCTTCAAGGCCTGGATACCCCTGTAAACGAGGATGATGTGATTTCCCTGTTTCCACCCATAGGAGGCGGCTAA